ATGAGCAATAATATCAATGCCAATTAATTCACTGCGGTGATCTGAAAAGTGCTGAATAAAGGGTGCGAGCAGCTCTTCTTGACCTACACATGGATCAAGAACTTTTCGACCTTGAGGGTTGATTTCTAAGCAACGTTTTAAAAAGTAATCAGCAATAAAATCTGGGGTCGCATAATATCCCGTTTCACGGCGATCAACTCCTGTCGAAGTCATTATATTCTTTGATTTTCGAGCCAAAATGCCGCCTATTTACCGCTATACACTCAATGTGTTTTGCCGATTTTAACAAATGGGTAAGTCAGGATTGGCTCCCCACTCACTCCACGAACCGTCATACACGGCTAAATTTTGATAGCCGACTTCCGCCGCCCCTAAAGCAAGAATGCAAGCAGTCACACCCGAGCCACAACTAAATTGCAGCGTCTTAACTTCTTGAGGGACTAACTGGCTAAAGATGCTCGCTAACTCAGTTTTGGGCTTGAGCAAACCATTATGAACTAACTGCGCAAAAGGTAAGTTTTTTGATTGTGGGATATGCCCTGCACGCATGCCGACTCTTGGTTCAGCTTGTTCGCCACTAAAACGGTCTTTAGCCCGAGCATCAAGTAGCAAAGTCGAGCAATCATCAATACTCGCAAGGACGGTATCTGCGCCAATTAAGCGCGCTGCGTGTCGATGACCAACAAAATTCCCTCGAGTCTGCGCCTCACTATAGTGGGTTTGTGTCGCGCCGCCACAAGCTTGCCAAGCGGGTAATCCCCCACTTAAGACATAGACATTAACAAAACCCATCACTTTAAACATCCACCACGCACGAGGAGCGCTATACACACCAATGTCATCGTAAACAACAAGAGTACTCTTGGTGTTCACTCCCATTTGTTGCACCAAAGCCGTAAATTGCTCATCGTTGGGCATAGTGTTCGGTAATCGACTAGTGGTATCAACTACGTGATGACTAAAATCAAACCGTTGTGCGCCAAGTATTTTCGACTTAGCCAAATAAGGTGCCTCACTGCCAACAGGAGCCATGCCTGCATCAAATATGATTAAGTCAGGATCGTGAAGATGTTCAAGCAACCATTGGCAGCTGACTACATTGTTTTTGGCAGGCATGATGTCACCTTTATTTTAATGAACGAAGCGAAATAAAATCTGCATGAAATGCGCCATGGGCAAACTCATCTTGGCCAGTTAAACGTTTCTCTATTGCTAAGCTATGGGCTTGGTCACACTCTTTGCCATTTCCTGGCACACAATAAATGTTCTGTAGATAATTAAAGAATGCGTTTCTTAACTTGCAATCCATTTGCCAGGTCGATAAAGCCGCTAAATGCGCCTCTAACTGACTTTGATTATCCGCATGTAACACTAGATTCTCGATATTAAAGCAGGCTTGACCAAGGGTAATTACTTTTTTATTAAGTAACAGTGCCTCTAAGCCAACAGTCGAATTAATCGTAATCACCGCTTCGGCATCCATCATAATGTCTCGGGTAACATTATCATTAGCAAACATAGCAATCGGATCTTTATGGTATAAATGAGTATAATGCTTATGCCAAGTTGGGTGCTCTTTAAACACCACTTTCAATTGAGGATCGCCAAGTTCTTTTACCGCTTTAACCACTGCATCATAAAACGTTTCCATGTCAGGGATCCAAGGAGAATAACAGGCAATCTGGGTGTCATGAGGAACCTGAAAAGGGACAAATATAAAACGCTCGGGTAATGCTGATTCGCCGTGTTGATTGCGCCTTCTGTGAGCTGCACGCTGCTCAATTTTAGGGGCGTGAAAATCCATTTCGACTAACGCCGATTGTGCAAGATAAAAAGCAGGATCTTTAGGCAATGAAGCAGCTTGGTTCACCCCATTTGGGTCAAGTGTCGTGGTGCCTGGTAATAAACCGTTTTCAAAATAATAAATAGGAATAGAGAGCTGTTGGGCTGCCAGCACAACTGTTTGATTAGGTAATTTCTTGCCATTCCAAATCACTAATAACTCTGGTTTTTCTTGACTGAACAGAGACAAATATTTCGCTAAACGGCATTTTTCTTGTATCAATAACCAACCACGATACACATTGGCCAACCAAGTGAGCTGTGCCAATTTAGGTTGTTTGGCCATTTTACGAATTAATTGCGTCTCAATCATTTGCGATAAATTGGTATTAAATGCTTGAGCCAAAAATGCCCACGCACTGAATTTAGGCCATCCCATAATATGCAAGCGCGTAGCTAAGTTAAGATGTTTTCTCAGTTGTTGATAATATCGGGCATGCACATTGCGTCGAGTGACAAATAATATAGCCATAAAAGACCTGCGTTTGTATAAAAATGAATGAAGAAATTCACAATAATGCGAATGGGTTGCAGGGTAGCAGCTCGAGCAAATTCAAGCAATTGACTTTGTATTCGCACCGTTATGTGTTTCAATAAAGTCGTAACTTTTCAGAGACTAAATCCATGATAAAAAAACTCACTTTAGGCACCCTATTAATTGCATTTAGCCAATTCGGCCACGCTGGTACTTTGATTTCTGGTCAATTTGGTAAAACATTTAGTCAAGCTCTGACCACAGAAGAAGGGCTGAAGCTTGATCTTCATGATAATAATCACGTTGGGATCAGTATCGAGCGCACAATAACAGGAGCTCGTTATGGATTATATTACGCATCGTTAGACACCCATTTACAAAATCAATCTGAAAAACAACTCGATATGAATTTGTATTTATTTCAAAGTGCTGTTGAATTCCCCATTAGAGAAGATATTTCAGGCTATTTTGGCGCACATATCGGGGTCAACAATATCAAACCAAATTGGTCAGAATCAGATAGCTTTTTTGCTTTAGGCCTATATGGTGGCGTCGAATATCAATTTACCCCAGAGGCGCGTGTGTCGTTTGAAACTCGCTGGGTAAATACCATCATCGATAATAACAGTAGTGTGTCATGTGATAGCACCACTGACGATGATCAGTGTTTGTGGCACTTTGATGGTGATGTACTGACACAATTTCAAACCAGCCTTGGTTTTAGCTATCGCTTTTGATGAATACACTTTATGCCGCATATCATCATTGAGTTATCTGATAATTTAGCCCCTCAAGCACAGTTTATTGTCGAACGTATTCAGCAATCAGCTGTCTCTTGCGGGCTATTTGATTCATCCAGCGTGAAAACACGAGCCCTTATTTACCAACACTTTGTCCTTGGCAATCATAGTGATAGCTTTATTCATGTCCAAGCGAAAATATTATCCGGTCGAACCGAACGACAAAAACAAGATTTAAGTGACTGCTTAATTGATTGCCTGCAACATCACTGGCCAAACGAAGGCTGCTTAAGTGTTGAAATCATTGATATGGATAAACAGAGTTACCGAAAACACCAAAAATAATAAAGAGTAGCCGAGGCTACTTCTTTATTTTTAAATTTAATTTTTCCGGATCCGTTTAATATCAACTTGGGGAGTTTCATAACCAGTAAAGAGCAACCAGCTATTTTCAGGCACATACGTCATTCCTCTTGAACGACTAAAAGTGCGCTCAGGCACCCGCAACACATCTCGGTGCTGCCCTGTCGCAAAATCAAAAAAGCTCAAGCGATAATCTGGGCCCTTCACATTAAAATAATAAACACCGGTTTCTGTTACTTGCCACCCTGTGCTACTGGGTATTGTTACTTCACTAAATAAAGCACTGCTTTGACCGTTTTCGGTGCGTACTTTTAAGCCTTTTCTTTGTGCGGTGATATAAATAAAACGACCATCTGTGGTCATGACTCCGTAGCGACCACCATCTTCACTCAGTGGTGTAACCGTTTGAGTAGTCAAGTCAATTTGAAAGAGATTGTCATCATTGGCAACAAAAAGCGATTGATCATCTAACGACCAGCTTGGTTTATTATGATAAACAAACCCAGTGTTAATTTCGGTTACTTGCCTTGTCGCCACATCAATCACCATTAATGAGTTTTCAGTCAACGATTTCACAATAAAAGCGATAAATCGGCCATCATGTGACCAAGTAGGTTCTCTGACTACTTTGTTGAGCTGGGTTAACTGAGTGCGGTTGGTGCCATCTAAGCTCGATAGCCATAACTCATCATTTCCTGATTCATTCGATACCACCACTAACTTATTGGCCTGACTTGAATAATCGGGATACCGAAAATTAAACTCAGATTGCAAGAGTGGAAACGGGGCGGTATTAATAGTTGCAGCGAGATCCACGCGCATTATTGAGGTGCCCATTTGCCAATGGTGATAATAAATATCCCCTTGCGAACTGATATTTGGATAACTAAATCCAGTGACATTAAGACGCTGATATTGTTTAGTCTCAAGATCGAATTGGTAACCAAAACGCTGACCGTTTTCATGAGAGGCAAAAATTAATTGCTCATTGCTAGGGTGCCACGCGATCCCTCTGATCGTGTGCATCCAAGTGAGGAGGACTTGCTCTTGTCCTGTGTGTAATTCATGTAATATCAGTTGGTCTTGACCCGGTGCTAAATTACGCACTATCACCAATTGCTCACCACTTGGACTAAAATCCATGTATTCATCACGGTAATCACACTCAGTCAAACATGTCAGTTGCTGGGATTCACCGCTTGTTAAATCAAGGGTAAACACTGCTGCATTATTACCTTTCGCCGTCAGACCTATGTAAGCCAATTGTGATTGATTGGCCGATAAACTCAATGAGCCAGTACTTGAATTTGGACAGCGTGCCAGCGGTGTTGTGTGATCATCAGCCAGCCGATGTTGTATCACCTCACAGCCTTGCTCACCGCCTTTTCGGTAATAAAACAACTGCTGATCATCTTTAGACCAAATTGCTCGAGACTCTAAAAAGGCTGATTGAGTGAGATTTTTGGGGCTTTTAGAAGGTTCGGTTAAATCATGGAGGAATAAATCGGTTTGTGAGTCCATATTGCGCCAAGAAAAAACTAAATAGCGCTCATCATGGGATAACGCAGGGAAAAGCTCTCGACCAGGATATTGAGTGATTAACTCAGGTTGTGCAAAGCCAAAATCAGCATCATTCATAAAACGAGACCAAATAAATATCAACACCACACAGATCAACACGCCTGTTGCAGCCAACCAAGAATGGGGTTGTCGCCAGTTTTTTGCTGATGGTTCAGGCTCAACAGCGCGATAACTTGGCTCAAATAATAATCGATACCCTGTTTTACGGATTGTTTCGATGTATTCTTGCTGCTCGGCAGATTTTAATGACTTTCGTAAATGCCAAATCGCATTGGTGAGTGCTTTTTCACCGACATAACTATTGCCATCCCACACCGCATCAATAATTTCTTCTCGTGTAACTACGCTTGGGTATTTAGCCGCTAAAAACACCAACACTTCAATAAACTTTGGTTGCAAAGTAATGATGTCATCGCCCGACACTAGCGTATTATCCAGAGGATTAACCTGATAGGACTTTAATTTAAACGGCGACTTATCTGACATTCAGCTCTCTAAAATACAACAAAGAAAAAGGACTTTTGAATGGCTTTAGCATACCGAATATTGGTTACAAATAGCAAAGTTTCTGCGTTTAAGTGAATAAAAATAACGTAACAAGAAATAACTTAATAGATTGATAGTAATCATAAATATTTAAATAGATATTAAATAGAGATATAAACGGTTAACAATAGAGACACCCTAGGTTGTGCTTTTTTCAACATTCCCATAAAAGTGGACGTGAATGAAACAAAAACAACAATCAGGAAACTTAGGGAACTCTCGTGATCAAAACAACATTACAAAAAAGCACCTTAGCGTGCGCCATTGCCAGTGTCTTTATCGGTCAAGCATACGCAAATCAACAAGAACAACTTATCGAGCGAACGGCAGCCAAAACAACGCAACAGGCTGAAACACAACCTGCCCCAGAAAAAATTGTCGTCACCGGTTCACGCTTAAAGCGCGATAGCTTTTCTGTGGCCACTCCGCTTGTCACTATGGACAAAGCAGAAATTCAAGATTCTGGTTTAGGTTCACTGTCTGAAATTTTAGTTGAAGGCTTTCCCTCTATCAGCGAAGGCAGCAGTAATACAAACTCTCAATCAAGTGTACAAAATACTGGTTTATCGACTATTGATTTACGCGATTTGGGCACCAACCGTACATTGACCCTTATTGATGGTCGCCGAGTTGTTTCCAATAGCTACAGCGGTAATTATGTCAGCTTAAGCACCATCCCTACCGGCATGGTTGATCGCGTTGAAATTATCTCCGGTGGTGCCTCAGCTACTTACGGCTCAGATGCCGTAGCCGGCGTGGTTAACATTATCACTCAATCAGATAAAGAAGGCACAGAAGTCAAAGCACGCGCAGGGGCCACAACCGAAGGCGGTGGCGAAGAATTTACTATCGACTTTAACCATGGCCGCACATTCGCAGACTCTAACGGCTACATGTATTTTAGTGCCACCTACGACCGCCAACTTGGTTTGAGCTATTTCGACCGCGATCGCGCAGCAATCGAAACCGACTATCGTTACAACACCAGCGAAATGTGTAACCAAATGAATACTGAAAATGGTTACCAATGCATTCGAGATATTTCACAATCTGATTGGCGTGACCGCAGCGATGGCACCTTAGGTGGGGTCTTTTTAGAGAACAGCCGTAACGAGACCCAATTTTGGTATGACGAATCAGGGCTTCGCAATGACTGGGCCGGCAACGAAGAAAAGTATGGTGTACACACTGCACAATGGGAAGCACTGAAAATACCTGAAGACCGATTTGCTTCTGCGCTGAAATTTGATTATGAATTTAGCAATGATACTCAGGGTTATTTCCAAGTGCAGTACGCACAAAATAACTCTGAAAATGTTAAATCACCTGAAGACGAATATGAAAGTGCGTATGCGTTAGTCCTTGATCCTGAGACAGGCGCACCAAGCCGCGTGCGTCCGGGTTACATCCCCATCGATAATCCTTATGTGCCGCAAGAAATTCTTGATGCTAACCCTTATAAAGATCGTATTTATTGGGATCGTCGTTTTGCTGAAGTGGGCGAAATCATCAATGATAATAAACGCACGACAATTCGTACTTGGGCTGGTTTACAAGGCACAACCTTTAACGACCAATGGGATTGGGACGTATCGGTTGGTTACGGTAAATTCAAGCAAAAACAAAAAAGATACAACGAATTAAATACGTTCAACGTTGCCAATGCGCTCAATGCGGAGTTTGCTGCTGATGGCAGTATTCAGTGTGCTGATGCACAAGCGCGTGCTGAAGGCTGTGCGCCACTGAATTTATTTGGTATCGGCTCAATTAGCCCAGAATCGGCTGATTATATTCGTGCCAATCCGACCATTACCACCGATATTGAGCAAATCAATGTGCTTGGTTATGTCGCCGGAGATTTATATGAATTACCAGCAGGGATGATTACTGCCGCATTTGGTGGTGAATACCGTCGTGATTCACAAAAAGTGGCCACCAGCAAAGAACAACAATATGGCGGCATTACCTTTAACGTTGTGCCTTCGTTTGAAGGAGCGGTTGAAGTTTATGAAGCCTTTGGTGAAGCCGCTATTCCACTCATTAAAGATGCGCCGGGTGTGAAAAGCTTAACCGCAGAAGTCTCCGCGCGTTTTGCTGATTATTCATGGTCAAACACCGGCATTGTTGGCAGTTACAAGTTAGGCTTTATTTATGAGCCGATTGAAGGCTATGCCGTGCGTGCTAACTACGCACGTGCGCAACGTGCACCGACCATTACAGAA
This region of Pseudoalteromonas ulvae UL12 genomic DNA includes:
- a CDS encoding winged helix-turn-helix domain-containing protein is translated as MSDKSPFKLKSYQVNPLDNTLVSGDDIITLQPKFIEVLVFLAAKYPSVVTREEIIDAVWDGNSYVGEKALTNAIWHLRKSLKSAEQQEYIETIRKTGYRLLFEPSYRAVEPEPSAKNWRQPHSWLAATGVLICVVLIFIWSRFMNDADFGFAQPELITQYPGRELFPALSHDERYLVFSWRNMDSQTDLFLHDLTEPSKSPKNLTQSAFLESRAIWSKDDQQLFYYRKGGEQGCEVIQHRLADDHTTPLARCPNSSTGSLSLSANQSQLAYIGLTAKGNNAAVFTLDLTSGESQQLTCLTECDYRDEYMDFSPSGEQLVIVRNLAPGQDQLILHELHTGQEQVLLTWMHTIRGIAWHPSNEQLIFASHENGQRFGYQFDLETKQYQRLNVTGFSYPNISSQGDIYYHHWQMGTSIMRVDLAATINTAPFPLLQSEFNFRYPDYSSQANKLVVVSNESGNDELWLSSLDGTNRTQLTQLNKVVREPTWSHDGRFIAFIVKSLTENSLMVIDVATRQVTEINTGFVYHNKPSWSLDDQSLFVANDDNLFQIDLTTQTVTPLSEDGGRYGVMTTDGRFIYITAQRKGLKVRTENGQSSALFSEVTIPSSTGWQVTETGVYYFNVKGPDYRLSFFDFATGQHRDVLRVPERTFSRSRGMTYVPENSWLLFTGYETPQVDIKRIRKN
- a CDS encoding capsular polysaccharide export protein, LipB/KpsS family: MAILFVTRRNVHARYYQQLRKHLNLATRLHIMGWPKFSAWAFLAQAFNTNLSQMIETQLIRKMAKQPKLAQLTWLANVYRGWLLIQEKCRLAKYLSLFSQEKPELLVIWNGKKLPNQTVVLAAQQLSIPIYYFENGLLPGTTTLDPNGVNQAASLPKDPAFYLAQSALVEMDFHAPKIEQRAAHRRRNQHGESALPERFIFVPFQVPHDTQIACYSPWIPDMETFYDAVVKAVKELGDPQLKVVFKEHPTWHKHYTHLYHKDPIAMFANDNVTRDIMMDAEAVITINSTVGLEALLLNKKVITLGQACFNIENLVLHADNQSQLEAHLAALSTWQMDCKLRNAFFNYLQNIYCVPGNGKECDQAHSLAIEKRLTGQDEFAHGAFHADFISLRSLK
- a CDS encoding TonB-dependent receptor domain-containing protein — translated: MIKTTLQKSTLACAIASVFIGQAYANQQEQLIERTAAKTTQQAETQPAPEKIVVTGSRLKRDSFSVATPLVTMDKAEIQDSGLGSLSEILVEGFPSISEGSSNTNSQSSVQNTGLSTIDLRDLGTNRTLTLIDGRRVVSNSYSGNYVSLSTIPTGMVDRVEIISGGASATYGSDAVAGVVNIITQSDKEGTEVKARAGATTEGGGEEFTIDFNHGRTFADSNGYMYFSATYDRQLGLSYFDRDRAAIETDYRYNTSEMCNQMNTENGYQCIRDISQSDWRDRSDGTLGGVFLENSRNETQFWYDESGLRNDWAGNEEKYGVHTAQWEALKIPEDRFASALKFDYEFSNDTQGYFQVQYAQNNSENVKSPEDEYESAYALVLDPETGAPSRVRPGYIPIDNPYVPQEILDANPYKDRIYWDRRFAEVGEIINDNKRTTIRTWAGLQGTTFNDQWDWDVSVGYGKFKQKQKRYNELNTFNVANALNAEFAADGSIQCADAQARAEGCAPLNLFGIGSISPESADYIRANPTITTDIEQINVLGYVAGDLYELPAGMITAAFGGEYRRDSQKVATSKEQQYGGITFNVVPSFEGAVEVYEAFGEAAIPLIKDAPGVKSLTAEVSARFADYSWSNTGIVGSYKLGFIYEPIEGYAVRANYARAQRAPTITELVSPPRGDYDSFDDLCDGVTATSTNPGHDNCRKEPSIAAVIAAEGEFLDGNNSYSPNAGNEELKEETADTYTLGVTMAPSFIDGLQLAVDYYDIQITDAIAQIDNEDIIRQCYDSSAPWGSDNRFCNDITRDAEGNIIEIMQRSFNLDELRTRGYDIAAAYTFDLNKYGTLKFKADMTHVIEHSKTFATNDGMQTNEYSGQLDYGIFTNRAAMSLAWNYEGMRVRWSTKFRGSMIDSQSRADDYQEAILANNERCNAGEASCIANPEALAYQDISSYTTHNLSASYTFDLNQNSDMRVYGGINNVFDNLGPFVLGGRGNFASAYGGGIGRFVYMGAEVRF
- a CDS encoding 5-carboxymethyl-2-hydroxymuconate Delta-isomerase, producing the protein MPHIIIELSDNLAPQAQFIVERIQQSAVSCGLFDSSSVKTRALIYQHFVLGNHSDSFIHVQAKILSGRTERQKQDLSDCLIDCLQHHWPNEGCLSVEIIDMDKQSYRKHQK
- a CDS encoding sulfurtransferase encodes the protein MPAKNNVVSCQWLLEHLHDPDLIIFDAGMAPVGSEAPYLAKSKILGAQRFDFSHHVVDTTSRLPNTMPNDEQFTALVQQMGVNTKSTLVVYDDIGVYSAPRAWWMFKVMGFVNVYVLSGGLPAWQACGGATQTHYSEAQTRGNFVGHRHAARLIGADTVLASIDDCSTLLLDARAKDRFSGEQAEPRVGMRAGHIPQSKNLPFAQLVHNGLLKPKTELASIFSQLVPQEVKTLQFSCGSGVTACILALGAAEVGYQNLAVYDGSWSEWGANPDLPIC